The following are encoded together in the Lathyrus oleraceus cultivar Zhongwan6 chromosome 3, CAAS_Psat_ZW6_1.0, whole genome shotgun sequence genome:
- the LOC127129451 gene encoding uncharacterized mitochondrial protein AtMg00810-like, with protein MVAQIYVDDIVFGGISDSMVEHFVQQIKSGFEMSLVGELTFFIGLQVKKMEDNIFVSQSKYAKSIENKFSLDNVIHKRTFVATHVKVIKNENGVDVDQILYISMIGSMLYLTISMPDITFYVGYCDVDWAVVSVDDRNNIFGGCVFLGNNLISWFCKK; from the exons ATGGTAGcacaaatttatgttgatgacattgtgtttggagGAATTTCAGACTCGATGGTGGAACATTTTGTCCAACAAATAAAGTCTGGGTTTGAGATGAGTCTTGTAGGTGAACTCACTTTCTTTATTGGTCTTCAAGTGAAGAAAATGGAAGACAATATTTTTgtatctcaaagcaagtatgctaAGAGTATAGAGAATAAGTTTAGCCTTGACAATGTTATACACAAAAGAACTTTTGTTGCTACTCATGTGAAAGTGATCAAAAATGAAAATGGAGTTGATGTAGATCAAATCCTATATATAAGTATGATTGGAAGTATGCTTTACCTCACAATAAGCATGCCTGACATCacattttatgttg GatattgtgatgttgattgggctgTTGTAAGTGTTGATGATAGAAATAACATATTTGGTGGATGCGTCTTCCTTGGTAATAACTTAATCTCTTGGTTCTGCAAGAAGTAA